In the Methanocalculus natronophilus genome, ACTATCAACGTGGAGATCGGATTATGATTAACAAAGCAATTACCGCACTGAGAGAAGGGAGATTTGTCCTTATCTATGACTTTGACAACCGCGAGCGTGAAACCGACTTTGCCATCCGATCCGATGCAGTGAAGCCGGAGGATATCCTGAGGATGCGAAAGGACGGGGGCGGGCTGATATGTACTGCAGTTCATCCGGATGCAGCAAAAAAGATCGGGCTTCCGTTCGCAACCGATCTCGTCACCCGGTGTGGCGAGCTGCGTGAGAAGGAAGGAGATGTCCCCTATGACAGGAAAAATCACTCTTCCTTCTCCCTCTGGGTCAACCACCGGGATACATTCACCGGTATCACCGACCATGACAGGACCCTCACCATCAACAAGATCGCAACCCATGTGCATGCCGCACTCAATGGAGGAGGGATGGCCCCGTTTGGAGCAGAGTTCAGGACACCGGGGCATTCAGCCATTCTCCGTGCAGCAGACAGTCTCCTTGACCAGCGGCAGGGCCAGACTGAACTCTCGGTTGCACTTGCCCTGATGGCCGGTGTCACCCCTGCTGTTACCGTCTGCGAGATGCTCGATGACGAGACCGGCAACGCACTTTCAAAAGAGAAGGCACAGGCCTATGGAGATGCACATAACTTCCCCTTTGTCACTGGGGATGAGATCATCGAGGCCTGGAAGAGCTGGAAAAAAGAGATTACGATCTGATAGCCACAAGGGCATCATAGACCATTTTTTTATAGGATTCAAGGTTTGGGTTGTACTCCCTCCGGGCCATTTCAGCATCCGGTGCAGTCTCAAACGAATCGATCCTCCCAAGCGTTGCCTCAGCAGCGTCAAGCACCCAGATGTCACGGACATCCCGGTCCACAACCGTTACCGTCTCAGCCCGGACAGATATGAGCACCTTTCCATCCGGTGTCTCGTAGGCATTGGGTTTTCCGACAACCGCAACAAAGGCAGGAGGTTCTACTTTTGCAACCTGCTGCATTGCTTCAGGCTGGTACGACCCTGCCGAGACAAAGAAGGTACCGGTTGGATCAGCAATCCGTGCGAGATACATGCTGTGCTGTTCACCCTTCTTCTCCTTCTGGGTGAGAGATCCGATCACAAAAATCCGGTTCGCCCGCTCACCGGTGGGGAGGAGGATATAGGTCGGGCTCTTCTCATCCTCTCCTTCACGAAACGAATACCGGGCATCCCGGAGTTCGGCTGCAAAGACACGTTTTGCAGGTTCACGGACATAGCCTGCGTACCGGCCGGGATTGTTCATGCGGATTCACCCCCGGCACGGTTGAGAAGATCAGTCTGCTTTGCGTGATCAACGGTGATCCATGCTGCCTCGTTTGCAATATAGAGATCCTCAAAACTGCGGCCGGTAACCGAGAGGTACCGCCCGAGCGCACGATCAGCGAGCTGCCGGATCACTTCATCCGCACCAAGCGGCTGGTTCTCGGCGATATCCTGCGCTTCTGCGAGGGTCATCGAGAAGAGGGACTCGACAACCTCCCGTGGAAGCAGTATATTGCGGGCCGATTGCCCATCATCAAGTGTCCCCCTGATCCTGAGATCATACCGGAAGTCGGGTTTGAACTCGTGAATCGGGCAGAAGTTCTGCCGTGAGAGGACGCGGTTGCAACCTTCCTCAGGACAGCGTTTCACAATGCCTGATCCCGATGCGATATGGACAAGTGCTCCGGAGATGACAGACCCGCCACGGCTGACTTCCATCTCCGCCTCCTCTTCAGGAAGTGCGGTTGCCTGTGTCAGGTTCACCGAAAGACGCCCATTGTATTCCTCAATAACCGAGTAGAAGAACGTATAGACAGTATTCTCAGCCAGCTTCTCACTACCCTCACCGTTCCAGATAACAAATTTCACAATCCCGCTCTCGTCACCGACAAGTCCCGTCTGGAGCATCCGGTCACTTCTGCTCTCCCATTCCTGGACGAGCTTCACCCGGATCGAGGCGATGCCGGGTGCAAGTTCTGCAACAGGAGTAATTCCAGGAGGCGGAAGGGGTCGATCCTCAACCGGTGAAACAACTGCTCCCTCACCAAGTGAGATCCGTTGCGCTCCACGGAAGATACCCTTCGTTACCCCTTCAAACGCATACCATCCACCCTGTTCAAGCGGAGGAATACCTGCATTTGCCCATACGGTAAACGCATACGCACCCTCAGGTGTCGCGACAACACCGGATTCAGTAATTGCATCAGAGAGAGACGGCTCAAGGGAGATGATCTTTCCTTCAAAACGATCACAGACCTCCTCCTCTGCTCCCTGCCTGGACACAACCTCGATATCTGCTTCATCCTGGCGTGTGCATGACGCGGGATCGACCGTTATGGTGAGGCGGCCGTTATACTCATCAACTGCACCATACCGGATGGTATAGACCTGATCCTGCTCAAGCAGTGTGTCGCTCTCGCCTTTCCAGACAATGAACTTCACCACCCCGCTCTCGTCTCCGAGAAGACCGGTCTGCTGCATCCGTTCATGGCGTACATCCCAGTTCTGGACGACCTTCGCCTGGACTGAGGCGATACCGGGTGAGAGATCCGCTATCCTGGTTATCACGGGCTCGAGGGTCCGATCCTCATCAATTGGAGTGATAGTTGTACCTGAATGGACTTTCAGGTTCACCTGGCCGCGGAACTCGTCGACAACTGCGGACTCAAGACGATACCACGCGCCCTTCCTGAGGAGGGCAGGCGCATTTTTTGCAAAGATAACAAACCTGACCGCACCGGAAGAGTCGGCGATCACCCCGGTCTGGGCAACCGCAGGGGATGGCGGATCTGCAACAGATACAACCTTTCCCTCAATCGCCACCCACTCACCAGGCACGAGATCGGCTATCGGTGCCGAATCCCCGGAAGAGGGGGGGGCAGGCTTTGGCATCTGCTTGCCGTGCTCTTTTAGGATATCCTGCAGAATCGTCCGTTCGGCTTCTGTAGGGGGAACTCCGAACTCGTTGACAAGCCGGTTGATCATTGCTTCAATACGGTCTGAATCGGGCTCAACACCCTGGGATTTCAGTTTTTGGGAGATTCTTGTTTTCAGTTCATTGGATTCCATAATGATCTCCAGAAGTTCATCTGTACCATGAGGATATAAGATCTGGGGGCGGGGGGTGAAAGTGCCCTGGAGAGAGATGCTAAATAGGTGATAGATCAACCATTTTCTGTATGTCGATTACCGTCGATTCAACAATAATGGATGTCATCCGGGAAAAGCCGGAAGCAGCCGATATCCTTCAGAGCTTTGGAATGGGGTGCCTTGGATGCGCCATCGCACATAATGAGACAATCCGCGAGGCCGCAGTGGTTCATGGGATACCACTCGAAGAACTCGCAGGCGCACTCGGTATTGCTGTAGAGTAATCCGGGTTTAGTTTTTTTTCGAGACAGCCTTCAGTTCATTGAGCGAAGCCTCGGGATTTCGCTTCAGGTGCCGGACAACCGCTGCCTGATGATTGAGTGTGCAGTTTGTGCAGGCCCAGACCCTGCCGCCCGATGAACTTGCAACCCATTCTCCAAGCGTCTCATCACCGCACGGGTACAGGGGGCAGTAACAGAGATCACACCGCTGCCCTTCAAAATGGCAGGGGTAATACGGGCAGTCCACAGGCGACCACGCAACCCAGGCTCCGCCATTAAACCGGCTGTAGATGATGAATGCAGGCGTATCTGATGGGACCCTCCCTTCATAGCGGTCAAGTGCCACTGCCACCCCGTGCCGGACAGCACTCATGATCCTGGCTCCTGCTTCAGAGACCGGCCCGGCATACCGGTGTTTCACCTCCCCTGATGACGCAACGATGATCGCATCTGTTGTTGTTCCGGTATAGGAGCGATCCCTGTCCCGGAGCGCCTGCACCTTCGCCTCGGTTGCCGTGATGAAAGCTCCGGCAAGGGCTGCGGGAGAGAATCCTTCAGAACTGGTAATGATGATATTAATTGTGCCTGGACCATCCGGTGTCGGGTGGGTGGTTCCGGCGGTGATAAAGAAGGTCAGGAAATCATAGCGCAGGACTACCAGGTGCTGCATCGGGACAGCGGTCATTAGCCCGAAATACGAATCCCCAAAACCAAGCGATGAGGCCACCTGGTGAAGCGTACGCTCCGGTTCAGGAGCATCATATCCATAGGGAACCGTGTGGTTCAGGAGCGTCGTCACCTCTCCATAACCACCACCCACTCCGGAACTGAGTGCCTGGAAGTTCCCCCGGATGATCAGGGTCAAATCTCGGATATAATATCTCATCCAATATCGTAATGGGCGCGATCTTTAAGTTCCTGCTGTTTTGCAGCATTCCAGCCAGCGACATCAGAGAGGTATCCCGTTATCCGTGAGATCTGGGAGACATCATGCGATGCACATTCCGGGCAGGCGGGGGCTCCGCAGAGGGGACAATAGGCAAGCGACTCAACAATATCATGGGGGCAGTGGCAGTGATCAACAGGGCACATCTGCTGGAGGGTTATCTCGCCGCATGCCGGGCAGGGTGCCTCATCAACAATATGGTGACAGGTATGGCACTTATACCTCCGCTCGTCTGCGGGTATATCATCGAGGCTGGAAAAACGCTTCATCGCCTTCTTCTGTTCGTCAGTCAGGTGCATGCGGAGATATAGGCAGATAGGGAATAAAAGAGTGTAGGTTCATGCAGTTCAGATCACCACCTGGGAAGAAGCATCCAGATGAAGAGAATGAGAATCAGAAGCGCCAGAATCCGAAACCAGAACGGCACACCCGACAACTTAGCGGAATTGGGATCCCGGTCCGTTTCAGGGTGCGGCATCTCCTCCTCTGACTCGACCACAAACGCTCCCTGGTATCCGCACCGCTTGCACCGCCACTCCGAACCAAGATAGCCTCCGACGCTCTGAAAGAGATCACTGCTTCCGCATTGTGGGCACCGCCGCATACATGCCATGTTGCACCCGGAGAGGCTATCAATATTTTCCCGGGACAAAAGAGACGGAGGGGTGATATATCACCATGATCCGGGTTCTGCCTCAGAGTGACTCATAGGGCTCATCACCCACCGGCAATTCCGGTGTCAGCACGAATCTCTCATCATCGGCAGCGGCGTGCATACGCTGCTGCAGCAGATCCCGGATCGGCTGCGCCATAGATGGCACGGCCAACAATCACGCCGTCCACGAGATCCCGCACATCTTCCGGGGATGCACCCTGGGCACCCACACCCGGAGAATAGATCTTCTTTCTTCCTACGAGCTCCCGGAGTGCTGCCACGCGATCGGGG is a window encoding:
- the ribB gene encoding 3,4-dihydroxy-2-butanone-4-phosphate synthase gives rise to the protein MINKAITALREGRFVLIYDFDNRERETDFAIRSDAVKPEDILRMRKDGGGLICTAVHPDAAKKIGLPFATDLVTRCGELREKEGDVPYDRKNHSSFSLWVNHRDTFTGITDHDRTLTINKIATHVHAALNGGGMAPFGAEFRTPGHSAILRAADSLLDQRQGQTELSVALALMAGVTPAVTVCEMLDDETGNALSKEKAQAYGDAHNFPFVTGDEIIEAWKSWKKEITI
- a CDS encoding RPA family protein, with translation MNNPGRYAGYVREPAKRVFAAELRDARYSFREGEDEKSPTYILLPTGERANRIFVIGSLTQKEKKGEQHSMYLARIADPTGTFFVSAGSYQPEAMQQVAKVEPPAFVAVVGKPNAYETPDGKVLISVRAETVTVVDRDVRDIWVLDAAEATLGRIDSFETAPDAEMARREYNPNLESYKKMVYDALVAIRS
- a CDS encoding DUF1858 domain-containing protein, with amino-acid sequence MSITVDSTIMDVIREKPEAADILQSFGMGCLGCAIAHNETIREAAVVHGIPLEELAGALGIAVE
- a CDS encoding adenosylcobinamide amidohydrolase, whose product is MTLIIRGNFQALSSGVGGGYGEVTTLLNHTVPYGYDAPEPERTLHQVASSLGFGDSYFGLMTAVPMQHLVVLRYDFLTFFITAGTTHPTPDGPGTINIIITSSEGFSPAALAGAFITATEAKVQALRDRDRSYTGTTTDAIIVASSGEVKHRYAGPVSEAGARIMSAVRHGVAVALDRYEGRVPSDTPAFIIYSRFNGGAWVAWSPVDCPYYPCHFEGQRCDLCYCPLYPCGDETLGEWVASSSGGRVWACTNCTLNHQAAVVRHLKRNPEASLNELKAVSKKN
- the nrdD gene encoding anaerobic ribonucleoside-triphosphate reductase; the encoded protein is MHLTDEQKKAMKRFSSLDDIPADERRYKCHTCHHIVDEAPCPACGEITLQQMCPVDHCHCPHDIVESLAYCPLCGAPACPECASHDVSQISRITGYLSDVAGWNAAKQQELKDRAHYDIG